The following nucleotide sequence is from Vibrio fluvialis.
ATTAAATTGTTGGCGGGATTTACGCCTGCGATGAATAGTGTACAGACCAATACCATTGACTGACATAGAAATATCCAACTGCGGCGCTGGCCCAGTAAGGGAGTCAGCAGGGGTAACTTAACCCGGTCGACCAATGGCGCCCAAAGAAAGTTGATAGCATAGACAGAGAAGACGCTGCCAAAATAACCGATAGCAGAGAGCGTCAACCCCGCATCTTTCAACCAACCTGACATGTTGGAGCCAATCAATACCCAAGGAAAACCACTGGAGCAGCCCAACATAAATACCCACAACAGGCGGCGATCAAAATAGCTGAGAACGGTCTCTTTCCAGGTTTGCACTTGGTCGTTCGGCATGGAGCATTCCTTAAGGAGTGAGCTCTGACGAATGTCAGAGCTCAAATGACATTACTTGATAAGCGTGGCTTTAGTGATCACGATTGGTGTGACAGGGACATCGCCCATACGGCCCAGCGAGTGTGTAGGCTGTTTGGCCATTTGTTGAATGACTTCAAATCCTTGAATCACTTTACCAAATACCGCATAACCCGGCGGACGTTGGTCGTTGTTCAGGAAGTCGTTGTCAACCAGATTGATGTAGAACTGACGAGTCGCAGAATTTGGGTTTGCCGTACGTGCCATTGCAATGGTCGCCGTGTCGTTACGTAGTCCGTTGCTGGATTCGTTTTTAATCGGTGCATAGGTTTTCAGTTGGTTCATGTCTTCATCAAAACCGCCACCTTGCGCCATAAAGCCGGGAATAACGCGGTGGAATTGGCTACCCACGTAACTGCCGTCTTCCACATACTTGAGGAAGTTTGCACTACTGATCGGCGCCTTTTCGTCGTTTAACTCGACAGTAAATGAACCGAGCGTAGTGTCAAACTCGACTTTCGGGCCAGCCCAAACACTGGTGCTTAGCAGCGCCAAAGCAGTGAGCCATAACTTAGCCATGGAAGTGATCCTTCATATAAGTTTTCAATTCAGAGTCGTTGGCGATCTCTTTTAGGACCAGATTCACAACGTCATTCAGTACCATCTCGATGTCTTCATCTGAGGCACTTAGTGGCGCAGTACGTTTTGCTGTTCCGTTGTAGCTTTTCACCATTTTGCCTTTTGGTGTTTCCGCTGTCAGTTCTAGCGTTACTTTTGCATCCATTTCGTTTTCAAACACAGAGTGCTTTACGTTGACGAGTGCTTCTTGAACTTCCAGCGTTAGTGTGTTTTCACTGTTGACGGTTAGGCGGAAACCTTGAGAACCAAACTGCTCAGACAGGGCATTTTCCAGTGCAATACGCACGTTTTGTTTCGCATGAACCGGTTCGATGTTGTGACGACCACTGTCAACCAGCGCTACGTATTGCGCAGAGCGAACATCTTTGCTGACAAGGGTAAATGTACTGCCTTTCACGATATCGCTGTTGCTCAGTACAGGCTGAGGCATAAAGTTAATTTGTTGCTGCTGAGGCGCTGCACAGGCAGTCAACAGTGCGATAGAAGCCGCGAGAACCAGTTTCTTCATGGTCAATTCCTTTCGTTGAGTGAGCATGTTACAAAATGTTTATTGCTTAATAGCTTGTAAGATAACAAATTTCTTATTACTGGCGACAGTCTTTACTTGAGAACGGCCAAATAACCTTGCTAGTTTTACATCGTAGCCGAGGTGGCGATTACCGATCACCAATAATT
It contains:
- a CDS encoding peptidylprolyl isomerase, with translation MAKLWLTALALLSTSVWAGPKVEFDTTLGSFTVELNDEKAPISSANFLKYVEDGSYVGSQFHRVIPGFMAQGGGFDEDMNQLKTYAPIKNESSNGLRNDTATIAMARTANPNSATRQFYINLVDNDFLNNDQRPPGYAVFGKVIQGFEVIQQMAKQPTHSLGRMGDVPVTPIVITKATLIK
- a CDS encoding YajG family lipoprotein, giving the protein MKKLVLAASIALLTACAAPQQQQINFMPQPVLSNSDIVKGSTFTLVSKDVRSAQYVALVDSGRHNIEPVHAKQNVRIALENALSEQFGSQGFRLTVNSENTLTLEVQEALVNVKHSVFENEMDAKVTLELTAETPKGKMVKSYNGTAKRTAPLSASDEDIEMVLNDVVNLVLKEIANDSELKTYMKDHFHG